The genomic stretch CATGTAGACGCCTATATGGCATCTTTGGAATGTAtggtaaacatgaaatataccACGTGTTGGGAACACGCGATGACATAATTACGATACAATGTAATAGAATATCCGAATCGTTCTTTGAACCAGTTATTTGCAAGAAAGATCGGTCTTGCCATCACTAGTTCTGAATGTACCAAACATTCATCTACCAAAACCATTACGTCATACAAATGTTCTCCAACTTTTATATTCACCTAGTTACAATTAGAATGTGATTTATAACAGATTTTAGAAAGGCAAACCAATTTTGTTGGATGTAAATAAAAAGCACTTGCCTCAACCTCCAGTTCATGTTGTTTTCAAAATTGTAAGTATAAATAAGTTCCTATTAGACTCAAAAAACAAGCAGTAAAATTTTTTAATCATCTGTTATTGTATACTGTACATACTATCTAACCGCTGCATACTGTGCAACACTGACATGTCAAGTAGAGGTCAAAACACAATGCAAACTAAAAGAGGTCATACAGTAATATCATGTGGTTTTAATGGTTTGCAcaatattttccactctgttGTTAATAATTTGCTACTGCagataaattaatatatttaggAAGTATAATATAGTTTGTATGTAATTTAGTATATATAGTATCAATCAATTATacataatacaaataatttgcTTTTAGAAATCAAATGTTGATTTGGTGCCAAAGAAACAATTCTTATTACTGTTGAAGACAGTTGTTTTTCTGGAACCTGACACTTATTTTCTCTGATTAtctgataaatataaagttcaaaagaacatgtatttgagatatatatatgtatatgattTACATCTATTACATCTATTATTCTCTGTAAGAGTAATGTAAGCAGTACACTGCCATGCTGCCAAATATGTGGTATTTGGCAACCATGGGAAATTTTTGGTTCAATCAGTTGCAATTACTCTGAATCACCTTTTACTGGAATGGAGGAAACTTAATACCTCGCTGCAGCTGGTAATAATCCTCATCTAGTAATTACCAATTCCTCTGTGCCCCAGAATCTTGGGTGAACATTGTGAGGTTACAGTTTTAATGTCTTGCATTAGTTAAAGTAGTTTTTGCATGGTTTACTCTGTGCTGACACAATGACTCACAGTCATTCTGCAGAATCTGCACAGTTGCACGTAAACTTCAGATTTTGCATCATTCGTCCTGTGACGTCTTAATAGTTTGACACTTAGTTACGGGATGTTTCACAAAAGGATTGTTGGTGACTCATGCTGATTTCACTGATCAGTTTCAACAGGTGACAGCATAGCTGAGTCTAATGTTAATAGTTTGTACATACACCAGTGACTtgtctttttgtttatttcctaAATTTGTAAATGGCAAGGTTAATATATCTAGTTATACACATTTAGATCATTGAATCATGTTATGATTTTATGTCctaaatattttattctgtttgGTTAGAACTAGTGGTCGACCGTTATGGGTTTTTCCAGTTTCAATGATACTGATATCTAGAGAGCAGGGTGTCTAAACTGAGATAACTTTTTTGGCCTAATCCTGATATATACACACTAAAATGAGATCTACATAAAATTGCTATCTCCAAAACATCAGGCTCTCTTTTTGGCAATAAAATGTGACCCGAACTACAttaatcatttgtttgtttgctctTATCAGCTTCCTGTTCGTCGTTCGAATAGCGCTGCTGAATCTCCATCAGGAGTTCTTCAAAGCAGTCGAGAAGATACAAGGTGCTAAGAACGGAAAATGGTACCGAAGACCAGGCTTGGGAAGCGTTCCCCACTGGGAACCCTGGTGTGTGGATCCTCAGCGGATGGCCTGACAGAAACAGGGCCCCATGGATGCCCGGAAAGTGGGCTTCACAGAAGCAAGCTTTACCCTGGACAGAAGGTAAGCGCGAATGTCTTTGTTGTTGCAGAGTAAATCAAAATATGACAGGTATTCTCAACGCACAATGGTGTTTTTCCTGATACGTTTCAGGTGTACGTGCACTGCGGAGGACAAGAATGTGGAGGTGTGGTCGAACAGCATAACCACGTGGACAATGAGGTTTCTATCTTCCTGCCCCAGCTCAACCAGCACGTTCATCGCAAGCTGGAAGATGTGTGGACGTGCCCCGCGTCCAGTTCTACCTCCTCGGTCTCCTCGTCCATTGATGTGCCAAGAAGGTATGGCTTGTTGTAGATGTCAAAATGATGAATGCTGACTTTTTGAGTGAGAAACACTCCCTTATAACTCTACTTCAACACTGCAGGAGTCCAGAGACAGTGGACATGGATGAGATTATGGCTGCAATGGTGCTTACAAGTCTTTCGTGCAGTCCAGTCATCCAACACACAGCTCCAGGGAGCGCAACTCCAGGTTAGTTGAACCTTATACATTCATAAAAGCAACAAATCTGGCATAAACCAGTTGAGATTACTCAGCGCTTGCTGAGATAGGCATTAGTCACCAAGAAGAAATTCTTAACAACCGCACATACTGTTTTCACTAGTCTCACTAGTCTTACTGGAACACGTACACTAGTACAGGATTGCATATCATCATAATTTTTAATCACTCCTGAAGGATTAAATAAGACCCTACTACCTAAACTGAGTCTtcatgtcatatatatataatataatataatataatatatatatatatatatatatatatatatatatatatatatatatatatatatatatatatatatatatatatatatatatatatatatatatatatatatgaagactgaagtgccatctgaaatttacttctaaaatgagctttttttttttttttatcaagctcgtatatttatgttcatatttatgttatgttgttatttgaccttaatggcaatgaaaaggacctattaattgccattaaactgaaattactgaaccaaaacatacaagcttaataaaaatgctcattttagaagtaAATTTCAGATATCACTTAAGAGGCTTTTGCTtcacatataatataatataatatatatatatataatataatatatatatatatatatatatatatatatatatatattatatatgcaggacactatagttcatttatgtaagtgaggatagcaaattaaagtaaactgtgacatattatacacaaaaattcttcatacagtggactaccaaaATTTATTATTtggacactttgacctgaccatgttttgcttaactgttatctgacataattaagatatttttttttttttctgacaccgtttaactctgagatcttgtcatgttttattttttttttacaggattatttgatgaatagacagttcaaaagaacagcatttattggaaATAAACATCTTTTCTaacattttgatcaatttaatgcatccttgctcaataaaagtattaatttctttttaaaaaatagtactgaccccaaacatttgaacagtagtgtatatgtacattatTTTGTATAATACATTCTATTATATTATGCATTACattatgtaatattaatatttatataatacttATCATTTTTCCAACATGTACTGGAAAATGGCTGAATTTTAATGTAGTGTTTTATGTCGACTCATCCAGGTTATATAGGATGCCAAGTCTACTTACAGACATTTTGAACCATGAAACGTGTTTTACTTTAATTTGTCATCCTTCTGTAGAAAACTATAACAAATGctatcaagtttttttttttttttttttaaacatctgaTTTAATGTGATGATGTAGTACATATATGTATACGTATACTGgggtaaattacatgtttacaTACATGTAATTTACCACAGTTGTAAGGTGCTGGAAAAGTTTGAAAATGCACCTTGAAAATGCTTGAAAAGTGCTTGAATTTAACTTTGGAAAAGGTGCGAGAACCCCGTAGAACCAAACATTTACGTTTTATGATGAAGCATATTTTCTCATTCACCTGTATTCTGTTTGTGTTAGCTTTGTGTGGAATGGAAAATGCTGGTGGCGAAGTGTCTGATGCTGGATATTGGAGCTGCGACCATGGAAATGGAAGCCCCGCCCCATCCCCACCCATCGCAGAGATGGACAAGAGCGCCCCTCTCGTTGATGAAGGCCTGGACATGGAACTGGACCAAATGTTGTTTAATGAGCCAACGCCAAGAAAACGCAAGGTACGTTGtaaacaatatttatatataataaatgaggtgTTAGGTTTTTATGGAGTATGTAGATTATTCATCTTGTGTTTTTCACCCTGTAGAACTCGGTAAAAATTGCATATCGGTGCTTGTGGCCAAATTGTGGAAAAATACTGACCACAGTAGTAGGCATCAAACGTCACATCCGAAATTCTCATCTTGGGTAAGCATCACAATCGCCATACATATTGAAAAACAGCAATCTGGGACTTTTAGATCGTAAACGCACTGTGTTATGATTTCTGCAGACAAAGTGATGAGCACTCCCAAAGGGAAGAAGACTTCTACTACACTGAAGTCTATCAGGACCTGGAGCAGAATGCTCCCCCTGGTGGCCACCGTCCCTCCTGCGCTTCCCCATCCAGTCCCAGCCGGCACACGCCCCCTTCTCCCTCCACCCCGGAGATGCTCCAGCCCAGCCCGCTCAGCCAGTCTGCCCCGGGCAGCTTCTGGCAGGTCCATTCTGAGCACTCTTACCAGGTCAGATGCTTTACATTGTTGTGACGTAATTAAACACCATGTTTCCCTTGAGGGCTTTTAGTGCCATCAAAGATCTGATTGGTGTCACATGTCACTGTTTGCATGTTGTcctaaatgaacaaacatggaCGACTGTTTAATATGTTGACGTTGATTCTTTAGGCTCCTCCACCCGTTCAGGTTGTGACTCAGTGTAAACCAGTGTCTGTTCCTGTGTCCTGTCATTGGACTCCATCTCTCACAGTTCACCAGAGCAAACAGGTGAGCGTTTTCTTTATAaaagaggccatattatgccttttacaaagtcttggtTTAGTTTTTGGGGTCTACTTGAATAGGTTTTCATGGTTGAATGTTCATAAAACacattgttttttatatatgttacattgttgcagcacctctcttcccagtctttCAGTAACGCTCTGGgttgcgtttcccgaaagcatcgttagccaactatggtcgtaagtcacGTTGAaatctattggtaacgacggaacttgcgaccatagttctctttgggaaacacacccctgtTTAGTTTCTAGTCTCtttgaagcccctccttctgtaaagtgcaatgtgctctgattggttggcttgatcagtgtgttgtgattagTCAACCGCTTTGAGCGTATTTCGGAAATGTCATGCCGCTTACTGTAAACCGTGAGTTTCAACACTACTAATGCAACTCAGCCAGGCCTTGCCCCTATTTTTGTGCATGCCTTGAGCAGGAATGATTTAAATGAACGAGgaattttttgaataaatgagGAATGTCATGACATGTAcgttcctggaagaaaactcaagactacaaaggaggtgtttcagggagttcagaaacggtgtgcactgatatagagaataactccttTTGGAGTGCTTCGTAAcattgcagacctttttcatgctcaaacagcaaaatTACACACTAAATAAGTGttgaaaatttgaaaaaagcataataggtcctttttaactaatcatttacAAGCTGAAGAAAGCACAGATGTATTTAAAGAGGACTTTTCGCTGTGAATATTTATAGGTAATGGATTGGTTATGCAAtgttttctctgaatctttCAGAATATACAAAGAACCACATGGTCTCAAACATTATGTGTTTTAGTACTGGAAATAGGAGTGACATGCCCATGTTGTTTTTGTGTCCTTTGTTCCGCCCACAAGAGATGCTGATGGTATTGCAGTGCCATCTAGTGGAGTTGAGGACACTGTGTTCTCTTTGTCTAAATGCATGTTTGCCAGTTGGTTGAAGATCATGTAAAAATACTATGATCTGCATATTTTTATAAAAGGCAAAATCTTTAACAACATTATTTCTTTGAAATTAGTCATTCTTATTGTTTTACTGCACTGATGCATTGTTTGTACCGCAGAGTAGTGTTTGCAGCTGTAATATTACCTGCAGTGCGTCATTCTGTGACTAATggtggtctctctctctctgctcgtCCCCCAGGGCTCACCATTCCGCCGTCGTTCAGTTAGTGTTGGTGAACAGTGGCTCCAGAATAATAACGCCACCTTCAGGCCACATCCTGCCAGTGTTTCACCTCCAAGAAACCATTGCACTTCCAGGTGAGATTGGATTGTTTTCAATAATTAGTCAGTATCTTTTAGTCAATCTTCATTTATAAAAGTtatgtttgatcaaaaaatatGCTGAGATTGTAATCAGAAACTGATTAGCCttagaaagagctttattgccaagtATGTTTTCACACACAAGGAATTTGTTTTGGTGACAGAAGAAGCTTAAATgatagtaaaattaaaaataaagttatatgTGAAtaagatacacacacacacacacacacacacacacacacatatatatatatatatatatatatatatatatatatatatataatttctccATTTGTAATGAATTTTCTGTTGACGTAACCAAGGTTAGGTGGGCAGGGGAAAATTATAGTAACCAATAACATCttagtattttaatataaaacttTTTGTACACTACATTTAAATCCGGATGGAATAaatctgtttattatttttcagccaaatatttaataatcacacaaaagtttggggtcggtaatatttttttttaatgtttttgaaaatctcTTGTGTTcaacaaagctgcatttatgtgatcaaaaatactgtaaaaacagtgatattgggaaatatgattatttttctgttgtaatatattttaaagtcattttttcctgttatgtcaaagctgaattttcagcatcattagtccTGTctttcagtgtcacgtgatccttcagaaatcattttaatatgcaaatttgCTGCACAAGaatcatttctttttattatcaatgttgaaagcagttgtgctgcttaatacttttgtgatactgtgatacttttttcaggattctttgactAGAAAGTTtgaaagaatagcatttatttggaatactgtcactttttgacaatttaatgcatccttgctgaaaaaaaaccctgaattaatttctttaaagagaaaaaccttactgaccccaacTACTACTTAAACAGTAGTATAAATTACATAGTTCACCTgaataacatttaatttgttttgttgcatttagACATCAAATTGAACTGTGAA from Megalobrama amblycephala isolate DHTTF-2021 linkage group LG5, ASM1881202v1, whole genome shotgun sequence encodes the following:
- the znf395a gene encoding zinc finger protein 395a — encoded protein: MVPKTRLGKRSPLGTLVCGSSADGLTETGPHGCPESGLHRSKLYPGQKVYVHCGGQECGGVVEQHNHVDNEVSIFLPQLNQHVHRKLEDVWTCPASSSTSSVSSSIDVPRRSPETVDMDEIMAAMVLTSLSCSPVIQHTAPGSATPALCGMENAGGEVSDAGYWSCDHGNGSPAPSPPIAEMDKSAPLVDEGLDMELDQMLFNEPTPRKRKNSVKIAYRCLWPNCGKILTTVVGIKRHIRNSHLGQSDEHSQREEDFYYTEVYQDLEQNAPPGGHRPSCASPSSPSRHTPPSPSTPEMLQPSPLSQSAPGSFWQVHSEHSYQAPPPVQVVTQCKPVSVPVSCHWTPSLTVHQSKQGSPFRRRSVSVGEQWLQNNNATFRPHPASVSPPRNHCTSRRIRGDAKKCRKVYGIEHRDQWCTACRWKKACQRFLD